The Chlamydiota bacterium genome contains a region encoding:
- the hldE_1 gene encoding Bifunctional protein HldE: protein MIFTGSQLADVFIVLLNSDTSIQKYKSKLRPIVPLKYRVEMMAALEFVDYVSYFDETDPRDVLNLIKPNVHINGPEYGSKCVEAKTVEENGGVVYICDKIEGLSTSNLIEKIKVCV from the coding sequence ATGATTTTTACAGGATCTCAACTCGCCGATGTTTTTATTGTGCTCTTAAATAGCGATACATCGATCCAAAAATACAAATCAAAGTTGCGCCCCATTGTGCCGCTCAAATATCGTGTTGAAATGATGGCAGCTTTAGAATTTGTCGATTATGTCTCCTATTTCGATGAAACAGATCCAAGAGATGTGCTCAATTTAATCAAGCCCAATGTACATATCAATGGTCCAGAATATGGCTCTAAATGCGTTGAGGCTAAGACAGTGGAAGAAAATGGGGGTGTTGTCTACATTTGTGATAAGATAGAAGGATTATCAACCTCCAACCTAATAGAGAAAATAAAAGTATGCGTTTAA
- the glpG gene encoding Rhomboid protease GlpG, with translation MRLIGFLKTEEETQKLSHLFNRKGIEHSYEFRPAQEKENSRFDIWIVDENDFDEAKDLFEAFQKNPEDKKLDIPKDLEEKSTSSQSLFETPPISPKGLSVKEPKAKKSKVTFFFLLVCAVLFVIQQIQVGSIFRSERGKNANIVILTPLMQWTLFDFPPIFNLIVGFQDQFQISPFDQTKDWSKEEKDLKDQIENGSYFEGYYTILQAYFQKDTSVPLSYPHFYKIRQGQVWRFFTPILLHGGFLHLLFNMLWLLVLGLPVERRIGSKRFLFLILIAAFLSNTAQYVISGPLFLGFSGVITAFAGYIYSRKKKAPWEGYPIQRSILIFFLIYVLFLLLVQFGGFVLSIVNPTILRVPLPIANSAHIVGGLVGILLGRFKFFAWKPKL, from the coding sequence ATGCGTTTAATTGGTTTTTTAAAAACAGAAGAAGAGACACAAAAACTCTCGCATTTGTTTAATCGAAAAGGGATTGAACATTCGTATGAATTTCGTCCAGCTCAAGAAAAAGAAAACAGTCGTTTTGATATATGGATTGTAGATGAAAATGATTTTGATGAAGCAAAAGATCTTTTTGAAGCATTTCAAAAAAATCCAGAAGATAAAAAATTGGATATTCCAAAAGATTTAGAAGAAAAAAGCACCTCTTCTCAATCACTTTTTGAAACGCCTCCCATCTCACCCAAAGGACTTTCTGTCAAAGAACCCAAAGCTAAAAAATCCAAAGTCACCTTCTTCTTTTTGCTTGTGTGTGCGGTGTTATTTGTGATTCAACAAATTCAAGTCGGATCCATTTTTCGTTCTGAGCGTGGGAAAAACGCCAATATTGTGATTCTCACTCCATTGATGCAATGGACGCTTTTTGATTTTCCTCCCATATTTAATTTAATTGTGGGGTTTCAAGATCAGTTTCAAATTTCTCCGTTTGATCAAACAAAAGATTGGTCTAAAGAAGAAAAAGATTTAAAAGATCAGATTGAAAATGGAAGCTACTTCGAAGGTTATTACACCATCTTGCAAGCCTACTTTCAAAAAGATACATCAGTTCCTTTGAGCTATCCCCATTTTTATAAAATTCGCCAGGGGCAAGTCTGGCGTTTTTTCACACCCATTTTGTTACATGGGGGATTTTTACATTTATTGTTCAATATGCTTTGGCTTTTGGTGTTAGGGCTTCCTGTAGAAAGAAGAATTGGCTCTAAGCGTTTTTTATTTTTAATCTTGATTGCCGCATTTTTATCTAACACAGCACAATATGTCATTTCAGGACCCCTCTTTTTAGGATTTTCTGGTGTAATTACAGCATTTGCAGGTTATATTTATTCCAGAAAGAAAAAAGCTCCTTGGGAAGGCTATCCTATTCAGCGTTCCATTTTAATTTTCTTTCTCATCTATGTGCTTTTCTTGCTTCTTGTTCAATTTGGGGGATTTGTGCTTTCCATTGTAAATCCAACAATTCTTCGAGTTCCTCTTCCTATTGCAAATAGCGCACATATTGTTGGGGGGCTTGTTGGAATCTTGCTTGGTCGATTCAAATTTTTTGCTTGGAAACCCAAACTATGA